In Alkalimarinus alittae, the DNA window TGGCTACTCTTTTGGTGACGCAGGTAAACCTACAGTTGCAGACCCAAAATACACAGAAGTAAACCAAGCCTATGTTGATTACGCAGCACCTATAGATACGTTAGTACGCTTCGGTCGCCAGCGCATAAACCTCGACAACCAACGTTTTGTCGGTGGCGTTGCATGGAGACAGAATGAGCAGACTTATGATGCATTCACCTTGGTCAATACTGCGATTCCAGATACCACCGTCATATTAACGAATATTACGAATGTAAATAATATTTTGGGTGACAATATTAATGGAGAAAATCATCAGGTATTAAATATCCACAATAAAAGTCTGCCATTTGGCTCATTCAGTGCCTACGCTTATTTACTTGAAGATATCAGTGATACCTATGGGGCACGCTTTGCTGGCAAAACCGATCTAGATTCGCTTTCACTACTCTATACCTTAGAGTATGCAACACAAGAAACAGATAACGCAGCCTCAAAAGAAGCAGACTACTATATTGCGGAATTTGGCGCCGATATAGAAGGTATAACCGCAAAAGTAGGTTATGAAGTACTCGCCTCAGATGACGGCACTTACGGTTTTTCCACTCCATTAGCAACAAAGCACAAATTCAACGGTTGGGCTGATAAGTTCTTAGCCACTCCTGATGACGGCTTAGAAGACCTATACCTTACTGTATCAACCAAACTGGCTGGCCCTTCTATCGCATTAACGTACCACAAGTTTGATGCAAACGAAGGTAGCACAGATTACGGAGATGAAATCGATTTGGCGATCAGCCAAGACTTCGCTGACCGCTATAATGTATTGCTTAAAGGTGCGGCATACAGCCAAGGCGATACTGGAACACCTACCGATACCACTAAGGTATGGTTGCAGCTGAGTGCGAAGTTCTAAGGCTTCCACTTGCTGTTAGGCGAAGGCATGTCTTCCTTGCCTTCGCCTAAATCCAACCATTGATTAAGCGTTACCTTTTACCCTTAATGGCTTTTTCAGCCAGCTCTACCGATATATGGCGGACATCTTTCCCTTTCACCATATAAATAACATGCTCAGCAATATTACAGGCATGATCACCAATTCGTTCTAATGCACGGAGTACCCACATCACACTGAGTATTTGCGAAATACTTCTAGGGTCTTCCATCATAAACGTCACTAACGACCGGGTCGCTGTTCGATACTCATTATCTACTGACTCGTCCTCTTTAATGACCGCTATCGCTTTTTCGGTATCAAAACGTGCAAATGCATCAAGCGCATCTCGCACCATACGACTAACATTTTCACCAATATGCCGTACTTCAACATAGCCACGAGGCGCCTCCCCTTCTTCAGACAGCACTAGCGCCATTTTGGCGACCTTACTCGCTTCGTCTCCCATTCGCTCAAGGTCGCTGACTATTTTAGCGACAGACATAACCAAACGAAGGTCGCTAGCAGTCGGTTGTCGCTTGGCAATAACCTGCGTGCACTCTTCATCAATCATCAATTCTAGACGATTGACGTCTTCATCACGTTGAAGAACCGCATCAGCAAGACCGCCATCACCCTTTACCAATGACTCCACCGCTTCTGACACTTGCTTCTCAACGACCCCCCCCATCACCAGAAGATGGTTCTTTAATTCGCTTAATTCTGCATTAAACTGCTGAGAGATATGCTGCTTATGACTGTCTTTTGTTGTAACGCCCATGCCTTCACCTTCTGTTTATACTGCACC includes these proteins:
- the phoU gene encoding phosphate signaling complex protein PhoU — its product is MGVTTKDSHKQHISQQFNAELSELKNHLLVMGGVVEKQVSEAVESLVKGDGGLADAVLQRDEDVNRLELMIDEECTQVIAKRQPTASDLRLVMSVAKIVSDLERMGDEASKVAKMALVLSEEGEAPRGYVEVRHIGENVSRMVRDALDAFARFDTEKAIAVIKEDESVDNEYRTATRSLVTFMMEDPRSISQILSVMWVLRALERIGDHACNIAEHVIYMVKGKDVRHISVELAEKAIKGKR
- a CDS encoding alginate export family protein produces the protein MKQKLTLSALAIAIASTSTAFAAEQATTFEEAMTGGEASLSFRYRYEFVDQDGFNKDTNSSTLKTRLNYKTQQYQNATAFIEFDNNTEVLSGYSFGDAGKPTVADPKYTEVNQAYVDYAAPIDTLVRFGRQRINLDNQRFVGGVAWRQNEQTYDAFTLVNTAIPDTTVILTNITNVNNILGDNINGENHQVLNIHNKSLPFGSFSAYAYLLEDISDTYGARFAGKTDLDSLSLLYTLEYATQETDNAASKEADYYIAEFGADIEGITAKVGYEVLASDDGTYGFSTPLATKHKFNGWADKFLATPDDGLEDLYLTVSTKLAGPSIALTYHKFDANEGSTDYGDEIDLAISQDFADRYNVLLKGAAYSQGDTGTPTDTTKVWLQLSAKF